One Curtobacterium sp. MCLR17_007 DNA window includes the following coding sequences:
- a CDS encoding Asp23/Gls24 family envelope stress response protein yields the protein MADTTNTTASTATTAARSQNTSGSTAGKTVIDDTVVSKVAGIAAREVNGVHGLGGGAARAIGAIRDAIGQRDLGQGVKVEVGEKQVAADIVIVAEYPVPLQQVADGVRSSVARALEQIVGMEVAEVNVTVQDVFIPGDDDDDDDKKESRVA from the coding sequence ATGGCCGACACCACGAACACCACCGCTTCCACCGCCACCACGGCGGCCCGCAGCCAGAACACCTCCGGCTCCACGGCCGGCAAGACCGTCATCGACGACACCGTCGTCTCGAAGGTCGCCGGCATCGCCGCCCGCGAGGTCAACGGCGTGCACGGCCTCGGCGGCGGCGCAGCCCGCGCCATCGGCGCCATCCGCGACGCCATCGGTCAGCGCGACCTGGGTCAGGGCGTCAAGGTCGAGGTCGGCGAGAAGCAGGTCGCCGCCGACATCGTCATCGTCGCCGAGTACCCGGTGCCGCTGCAGCAGGTCGCCGACGGCGTCCGCTCCTCGGTCGCCCGTGCCCTCGAGCAGATCGTCGGCATGGAGGTCGCCGAGGTCAACGTCACCGTCCAGGACGTCTTCATCCCGGGCGACGACGACGACGATGACGACAAGAAGGAGTCGCGAGTCGCATGA
- a CDS encoding AraC family transcriptional regulator, with amino-acid sequence MSTSSSNGFRKQRFTDDDGSDYAAIFSSEYHGSDFATETEAAPGTHYEYLVVGDDDLSLRTMRATGGRRSGVIGPREDHVVFWLAQGHLEMHFADRVRVVRPGSPYIASASEAYRFESEETVYNGVHVADAFLRRVGRELGYHQPDGPMLFEQQDELIARREPLRRLIRELGPALLDERVQGAMRTALNRRLAVVILDTFPLRDRGDDVPVASRLRDAIRFIEEHARERPAVRAIAEAAGLSERSLQDVFLRTLGVTPSRFLRDTRLDGARQVLLHGGVEGGVSDVARMWGFSNPGRFATAYRERFGESPGTTMREARGPRPGTGAVSERVRRALSFIEDHADEPVTIERIADAVGVRPRRLQQLFQAECGSSPMATLRRVRAERAERNGADEKRADR; translated from the coding sequence GTGAGCACGTCGTCCAGCAACGGATTCCGCAAGCAGCGGTTCACGGACGACGACGGCTCCGACTACGCCGCCATCTTCAGCTCGGAGTACCACGGCTCGGACTTCGCGACCGAGACCGAGGCCGCGCCGGGCACGCACTACGAGTACCTCGTCGTCGGGGACGACGACCTGTCCCTGCGGACGATGCGGGCCACCGGGGGGCGCCGGTCCGGCGTGATCGGGCCACGTGAGGACCACGTCGTCTTCTGGCTCGCACAGGGACACCTCGAGATGCACTTCGCCGACCGGGTCCGTGTCGTGCGGCCGGGGTCGCCCTACATCGCCTCGGCATCCGAGGCCTACCGGTTCGAGTCCGAGGAGACGGTCTACAACGGCGTCCACGTCGCGGACGCGTTCCTCCGCCGGGTCGGCCGCGAGCTCGGGTACCACCAGCCCGACGGCCCGATGCTGTTCGAGCAGCAGGACGAGCTCATCGCCCGGCGCGAGCCGCTGCGTCGTCTGATCCGCGAACTCGGCCCGGCGCTGCTCGACGAGCGGGTGCAGGGAGCCATGCGCACCGCCCTGAACCGGCGCCTCGCGGTCGTGATCCTCGACACCTTCCCCCTGCGTGACCGCGGCGACGACGTCCCGGTGGCCAGCCGGTTGCGGGACGCCATCCGCTTCATCGAGGAGCACGCACGCGAGCGGCCGGCAGTCCGGGCGATCGCCGAGGCCGCTGGGCTGTCCGAGCGCAGCCTGCAGGACGTCTTCCTGCGCACGCTCGGCGTGACTCCCAGCCGGTTCCTCCGCGACACCCGGCTCGACGGGGCGCGGCAGGTGCTCCTGCACGGGGGCGTCGAGGGCGGCGTGTCCGACGTCGCCCGGATGTGGGGCTTCTCCAACCCGGGCCGCTTCGCCACCGCCTACCGCGAGCGCTTCGGCGAGAGCCCCGGGACGACGATGCGGGAGGCACGGGGACCGAGACCAGGGACCGGCGCGGTGTCCGAGCGGGTGCGGCGGGCACTGTCGTTCATCGAGGACCACGCGGACGAACCGGTGACGATCGAGCGCATCGCCGATGCCGTCGGGGTACGACCACGTCGACTGCAGCAGCTGTTCCAGGCCGAGTGCGGGAGCAGCCCGATGGCCACACTCCGGCGTGTCCGCGCGGAACGTGCCGAGCGCAACGGGGCGGACGAAAAGCGCGCTGACCGCTGA
- a CDS encoding DUF4232 domain-containing protein, with amino-acid sequence MQHTARPIVIGAVALAAVGVLAGCASGGSSDATATATATATRTVTATPTATPTPASPSSTPSATGGTGSAGGTGGTASGRCATADLTGSIAPGSGGAAGSVIVHLVLTNTGSTTCTLQGWPGVSFVGGGTGKQIGAAATQEQGSPNPTVTLTPGQAAVAPLKIGQAGNYSAADCDATTPDGFRVYPPGSKESLFVKDTDYRACGNTSATLLAVQALVPEGQATS; translated from the coding sequence ATGCAACACACCGCACGACCGATCGTCATCGGCGCAGTCGCGCTGGCTGCCGTCGGGGTGCTCGCCGGGTGCGCGTCGGGCGGGAGCTCCGACGCGACGGCGACCGCCACCGCCACCGCCACCCGCACCGTCACCGCGACCCCGACCGCCACCCCCACGCCGGCATCCCCCTCGTCCACGCCGAGCGCGACGGGCGGCACGGGCAGTGCCGGCGGGACGGGCGGCACGGCCTCCGGTCGGTGCGCCACTGCCGACCTCACGGGGTCGATCGCGCCCGGCAGCGGTGGTGCGGCGGGCAGCGTCATCGTGCACCTCGTGTTGACCAACACCGGCTCGACCACGTGCACGCTGCAGGGCTGGCCCGGCGTCTCGTTCGTCGGGGGCGGCACCGGGAAGCAGATCGGCGCGGCGGCCACGCAGGAGCAGGGGTCGCCGAACCCGACCGTGACGCTCACGCCGGGGCAGGCGGCAGTCGCACCGCTCAAGATCGGACAGGCCGGCAACTACAGCGCGGCCGACTGCGACGCCACGACGCCCGACGGCTTCCGCGTGTACCCGCCCGGGTCGAAGGAGTCGCTCTTCGTGAAGGACACCGACTACCGCGCCTGCGGCAACACGTCCGCGACGCTGCTCGCCGTGCAGGCCCTGGTCCCCGAGGGGCAGGCGACGTCCTGA
- a CDS encoding NUDIX domain-containing protein gives MPAQRLRGGRELILQVSALVLVRDRRVLMVRARGRDVLYLPGGKVEPGESAVQAVVREAREETSLTFTPDDVDEFAVVTEPAHGQEPGTVVAMTLFVARTPGVLDTARPVASAEVDEVEWVTAADADRCPPAGIETLRLLVRAGLLD, from the coding sequence CTGCCCGCGCAACGACTCCGAGGCGGACGCGAGCTGATCCTCCAGGTCAGCGCCCTGGTGCTGGTGCGCGACCGCCGGGTCCTGATGGTCCGCGCGCGCGGACGAGACGTGCTCTACCTGCCGGGCGGCAAGGTCGAACCGGGTGAGTCAGCGGTCCAGGCCGTCGTGCGCGAAGCACGCGAGGAGACGTCGTTGACGTTCACGCCGGACGACGTCGACGAGTTCGCCGTCGTGACCGAACCGGCGCACGGCCAGGAGCCGGGCACGGTGGTCGCGATGACCCTGTTCGTCGCCCGGACGCCCGGGGTCCTGGACACGGCCCGACCCGTCGCCTCGGCCGAGGTGGACGAGGTCGAGTGGGTCACCGCCGCCGACGCGGACCGGTGCCCACCCGCCGGGATCGAGACCCTCCGCCTGCTGGTCCGGGCGGGCCTGCTCGACTGA
- a CDS encoding glutamyl-tRNA reductase, with the protein MLICLTASHRNASFDLLERLSIGAPAAASRLVTDSDVLDGAVVLATCNRFEAYLDIAGDDGDSAVATTVDAVATASGLSGTDVLDSVTVLDGKDVVQHLFAVSSGLESVVIGETEISGQVRRSLEDARANGTTTSDLERLFQEAAHTSRGVKTRTRIGAAGRSLVRLGLELASSRVTDWGRAHVLLVGTGSYAATTIAALRDRGAQRIQVYSPSGRAPWFATKHDLVAAHDLRQAIASSDVVITCTSNEAPVISAGDLDDGVRRIVIDLGLPRNVDPEAVHVAGVELLDLETISIHAPVAELNAESEARAMVDDAVSRFRAQALEQSTTPALVAFRKHVFGILDDEIERSTRRGDVTPESAEQTERALRHLVGVLLHRPSVRARELGRAGRGEEFVGALDALFGVRPEPEALPDVAAPVVPLADRTACPRNDSEADAS; encoded by the coding sequence GTGCTCATCTGTCTCACGGCGTCGCATCGCAACGCCAGCTTCGATCTCCTGGAGCGACTGAGCATCGGCGCGCCCGCGGCCGCCTCCCGTCTGGTGACCGACTCCGACGTCCTCGACGGCGCCGTGGTCCTGGCGACGTGCAACCGGTTCGAGGCATACCTCGACATCGCCGGCGACGACGGCGACTCGGCCGTGGCCACAACGGTCGACGCGGTGGCAACCGCCAGCGGTCTGTCCGGCACCGACGTCCTCGACTCCGTCACGGTGCTCGACGGCAAGGACGTCGTGCAGCACCTGTTCGCCGTGTCGAGCGGGCTCGAGTCCGTGGTCATCGGCGAGACCGAGATCTCCGGGCAGGTCCGTCGTTCACTCGAGGACGCCCGCGCCAACGGCACGACGACGTCCGACCTCGAGCGGCTGTTCCAAGAGGCCGCCCACACCTCGCGCGGCGTCAAGACCCGCACCCGCATCGGCGCCGCCGGCCGTTCGCTCGTCCGCCTCGGACTCGAGCTCGCGTCCTCCCGCGTGACGGACTGGGGCCGGGCGCACGTCCTCCTGGTCGGTACCGGCAGCTACGCCGCCACGACCATCGCCGCGCTGCGCGACCGCGGCGCGCAGCGCATCCAGGTCTACTCGCCATCGGGCCGTGCACCGTGGTTCGCCACCAAGCACGACCTGGTCGCCGCACACGACCTGCGCCAGGCCATCGCCTCGAGCGACGTGGTCATCACCTGCACGTCGAACGAGGCACCGGTCATCAGCGCGGGCGACCTCGACGACGGTGTCCGCCGGATCGTCATCGACCTCGGGCTGCCGCGCAACGTCGACCCCGAGGCCGTGCACGTCGCCGGCGTCGAGCTGCTCGACCTCGAGACGATCAGCATCCACGCCCCGGTCGCCGAGCTGAACGCCGAGTCCGAGGCCCGCGCGATGGTCGACGACGCCGTCTCCCGCTTCCGCGCCCAGGCGCTCGAGCAGTCGACCACGCCGGCGCTCGTGGCCTTCCGCAAGCACGTGTTCGGCATCCTCGACGACGAGATCGAGCGCTCCACCCGACGGGGCGACGTCACGCCGGAGTCCGCCGAACAGACCGAGCGTGCGCTGCGTCACCTGGTCGGGGTGCTGCTGCATCGCCCGTCGGTGCGCGCGCGGGAACTCGGTCGAGCCGGTCGCGGCGAGGAGTTCGTCGGGGCGCTCGACGCACTGTTCGGCGTGCGGCCCGAGCCGGAGGCCCTGCCGGACGTCGCCGCTCCGGTCGTCCCGCTGGCGGACCGTACCGCCTGCCCGCGCAACGACTCCGAGGCGGACGCGAGCTGA
- the hemE gene encoding uroporphyrinogen decarboxylase, producing the protein MTDARTTALPSTHPLADGRTAGSALVRALRGDRPETLPVWFMRQAGRSLPEYRELRVGTDMLDACLDPAMASEITLQPVRRHGVDAGIFFSDIVVPIKLAGVDVEIVPGRGPVLGSPIRTPADVDALQDLDPDALAPIRDAVARTVAELGSTPLIGFAGAPFTLAAYLVEGGPSKDHIRARTLMHADPETWSRLLSWAAGVSGTFLRAQVLAGASAAQLFDSWVGSLSRADYVEHVAPHSAEALSHVADLGVPRIHFGVGSGEVLRDMTTLGDESAGPRVDAVGVDWRLPLDQAVERVGTGVTVQGNIDPAVLAAPWDVLESHVRDVVRRGGSARAHVVNLGHGVPPETDPAVLTRVVELVHSLGSGVSA; encoded by the coding sequence GTGACCGATGCACGCACCACAGCCCTCCCGTCCACGCACCCCCTGGCCGACGGACGCACCGCCGGATCCGCGCTGGTGCGGGCTCTGCGGGGGGACCGACCGGAGACGCTGCCGGTCTGGTTCATGCGACAGGCCGGGCGTTCGCTGCCCGAGTACCGCGAGCTCCGGGTCGGCACCGACATGCTGGACGCCTGCCTCGACCCGGCGATGGCGTCCGAGATCACCCTGCAGCCGGTCCGTCGGCACGGCGTCGACGCGGGCATCTTCTTCAGCGACATCGTCGTGCCGATCAAGCTGGCGGGCGTCGACGTCGAGATCGTCCCCGGCCGCGGTCCGGTGCTCGGGTCGCCCATCCGCACGCCCGCCGACGTCGACGCGCTGCAGGACCTCGACCCGGACGCGCTCGCGCCGATCCGCGACGCCGTGGCCCGCACCGTCGCCGAGCTCGGGTCGACGCCGCTCATCGGGTTCGCCGGCGCGCCGTTCACCCTGGCCGCCTACCTGGTCGAGGGCGGCCCCTCGAAGGACCACATCCGCGCACGCACGCTCATGCACGCCGACCCGGAGACCTGGTCGCGACTGCTGTCGTGGGCGGCCGGGGTGTCCGGCACGTTCCTCCGGGCGCAGGTGCTCGCGGGGGCGTCGGCCGCGCAGCTCTTCGACTCGTGGGTCGGCTCGCTGTCGCGGGCGGACTACGTCGAGCACGTCGCACCGCACTCGGCCGAGGCGCTGTCGCACGTCGCCGACCTCGGGGTGCCGCGCATCCACTTCGGCGTCGGCAGCGGCGAGGTCCTGCGGGACATGACCACCCTGGGCGACGAGTCCGCGGGCCCCCGCGTCGACGCCGTGGGAGTGGACTGGCGTCTGCCGCTCGACCAGGCCGTCGAGCGCGTCGGCACCGGCGTCACCGTGCAGGGCAACATCGACCCGGCCGTGCTCGCCGCCCCGTGGGACGTGCTCGAGTCGCACGTCCGCGACGTCGTCCGACGTGGCGGCTCCGCGCGCGCCCACGTCGTGAACCTCGGGCACGGGGTCCCGCCGGAGACGGACCCCGCGGTCCTGACCCGGGTCGTCGAGCTCGTGCACTCGCTCGGCAGCGGGGTGTCGGCGTGA
- a CDS encoding FAD-dependent oxidoreductase — protein MTDAVVVGGGFAGLLAARDLAKAGVHVVLVEGSGDLGGMVRRHTVAGIELDMAADSFATRTDAVATLAIELGLGNELVDPDPRGAWLMTRDGRTAKMPATGLLGIPGTPMAADVIAVVGQRAAIRAQMDSLLPSPVGARAASLGELVRRRMGARVLDDLVTPVVAGVHSTHPDDLDPDRVAPGLRAALQRQGSLARAVLALRERATAGSAVQGIRGGIVRLVDELVADLDTYGVDVRLHTRATRVERAAVQVVGPDGAAERLVADHVLATVPDPERPVSPTRSGIELVTLVVDDPALDAAPRGTGVLVHPDATGVRAKAITHATVKWPWLADAAGGRHVLRLSYRTTAADAADVATSLPVDPSDATGVRAVTDAAALLGVPLKTARVVGAATVRWHGPDTQAAGLAEGVVGIGEASSGRGLAGIVGTTRSRIRDLLGS, from the coding sequence GTGACGGACGCCGTCGTCGTCGGTGGCGGGTTCGCCGGGCTCCTCGCCGCACGCGACCTCGCCAAGGCCGGCGTGCACGTCGTCCTGGTCGAGGGTTCCGGCGACCTGGGCGGCATGGTCCGCCGGCACACCGTCGCCGGGATCGAGCTCGACATGGCGGCCGACTCGTTCGCGACCCGCACGGACGCCGTCGCGACGCTCGCGATCGAACTCGGCCTCGGCAACGAGCTGGTCGACCCGGACCCGCGCGGTGCCTGGCTCATGACGCGGGACGGTCGCACGGCGAAGATGCCCGCGACCGGTCTGCTCGGGATCCCCGGCACGCCGATGGCCGCCGACGTCATCGCCGTCGTCGGGCAGCGCGCGGCGATCCGGGCGCAGATGGACTCCCTGCTGCCGTCCCCGGTGGGCGCCCGCGCCGCATCGCTCGGTGAACTCGTCCGACGACGGATGGGCGCGCGGGTCCTCGACGACCTGGTGACCCCGGTCGTCGCCGGCGTGCACTCGACGCACCCGGACGACCTCGACCCCGACCGCGTGGCTCCGGGGCTCCGAGCGGCGCTGCAACGACAGGGGTCGCTCGCGCGCGCCGTGCTCGCCCTGCGCGAGCGCGCCACCGCCGGGTCCGCCGTGCAGGGCATCCGCGGCGGCATCGTCCGGCTGGTCGACGAGCTCGTCGCCGACCTCGACACGTACGGCGTCGACGTCCGCCTGCACACGCGAGCGACCCGCGTCGAGCGGGCCGCGGTCCAGGTGGTCGGTCCCGACGGCGCCGCCGAACGGTTGGTGGCCGACCACGTCCTCGCCACGGTGCCGGACCCGGAACGACCGGTGTCGCCGACCCGCTCGGGCATCGAACTCGTGACCCTCGTCGTCGACGACCCGGCGCTCGACGCCGCCCCGCGCGGCACGGGTGTGCTCGTCCACCCGGACGCCACCGGTGTGCGGGCGAAGGCGATCACCCACGCCACGGTCAAGTGGCCGTGGCTGGCCGATGCGGCCGGCGGACGCCACGTCCTGCGGCTCAGCTACCGCACGACCGCAGCCGACGCGGCGGACGTGGCCACGAGCCTCCCGGTCGACCCGTCGGACGCGACCGGCGTCCGCGCCGTGACCGACGCCGCGGCGCTCCTCGGTGTGCCGTTGAAGACCGCGCGTGTCGTCGGCGCCGCGACAGTCCGGTGGCACGGCCCGGACACCCAGGCGGCGGGTCTCGCCGAGGGCGTCGTGGGCATCGGCGAGGCGTCGAGCGGACGGGGTCTCGCGGGCATCGTCGGCACCACCCGGTCGCGCATCCGGGACCTCCTGGGTTCCTGA